The DNA sequence cactgtacccaaataaaattgatgtccttttttccccacaaatagagctttcttttggtggcatttgatcacctctgcgctttttactttttgcgctataaacaaaataagagcgacaattttgaaaaaaaagcaatattttttactttttgctataataaatatcccaaaaaatatataggaaaaaaacaatttttttctcagtttaggccgatatgtattcttctacatatttgtggtaaaaaaaaatcgtatattgattggattgcacaaaagctatagcgtctacaaaatagggggtagattattggtatttttcttctttttttttattagtaacggtggcgatctgcgatttttatcgtgactgcgacattggggcggacacatcggacacttttgacactattttgggaccactgacacttatacagcgatcagtgctataaaaatggactgattactgtgtaaatggcactgtcagggaaggagttaaacactagggggcgatcaaggggttaagtgtgtcctagggagagattctaactgtgggggggatgggctcactacaacatgacagagaacaccgctcccgatgacagggagcagtagatctctgttgtgttgctaggcagaatggggaaatgccttgtttacatagggatcttcccgttctgccgctccgtgacacgatcgcggaacACCGGCAGGAaaccgagtccgcgggacccacgggcatggtCACACAGTACGCGCACCCCGCCGGCAGCGCGCGCACGCCCACtagccctgcaaattaaaggggatgtacaggtacgcccatttgcccaccgctgccattgtgtcaacgtatatcggtgtgcggtggtcggcaagtggttaaagaccgctgatcactcagttctcagccttcagtgagcaaagagtggtgactgtcggtccctggctctgcccccctcccccacgctcactggaatgccaggctgtggagggggcaggagcggctggctcagggtctttgcggctcactgagaggctgagcgagctgctggtccaggcatctgggtgaatcgtgactttaaagttaggatctttccacagcctggacctgctgagcgatatcagctgacagcgggctgtagctgaaaatgggtcacaaaagtacagaacgaactgcactcctccccaggagaagtacaaccaagcggtatgccgtcccttcagagcgcatgcaccggtgacatcgcCGGCTGCTTTCTGAGTGtatcctaaacaccacaagtttagaagatattcactgggTTTACTacattaagactgaataaaagccaaccatattgaccaggtgcaaagggcgccatcctgtggtaggcagtgcacaatattttgttttttttttcatctcttaaaacatttcataaaatttcttctTCTATGGCTCTGCATGATCAGGAAGCCCAGGTAACGGCATTATTATCCCTTAAAAGGCTGATGGCTTCTGGAGGCATGgggttagtcttttttttttttcatttgaaaacaGGACTttatatcactttaaaaaaaaaaaaagtatgtctaCTAAggttgcacaattttttttgtaatcacTTCCAATGTCCATTTCTTTTTTTCCCGTAGTCACGGTGTCACAAGGCTGGGGGCGGAGCTTTGATGTTCTCGATCAGATGGGCCAGCGGATGTATCAGGCCAACCAATATGTGCAGTGCTGTGGGCCCCTCTACGATCTGAAGATTCGAGACAACGCGGGTCAGGATGTCATGGCGTTGCTGGAGAGCCGCACGTGTCGCTGTTCTCATCTGGTCGGTGGCctttatattatttattgtatATCACTAATGCGGTTGGTAATGagactttattgttgggaatgaATATTCATCTCCAGCTCTCCAATAGCTACATTGCCAATGTTCTAAGTCAACGCATTTGGTCCCAGGAACATTTCTTGTCCCTGAGTATTCggaatgatgggcactggtcacttCAGTTGGGTTTTTGTAGATTATATTGTACATGTGCATAGAGTACAGGAAGGGGGGCACAGGATACCCTAAGGTTTCTACCTAGAACACAGTCTCTGGTCTTCTGCATGTCTTTCTGCCCTTCCGGTTCCCCCTCTCTCAAAGATATGCTGGCTGGGTCTATTTCTTATAAAAATTGCCAAATGAATATCTCAGGAATTTGCTCAGCTGTCATGAATATCCCTGTATTTCCCCTAATATGTTTAGTTAATATGAcccgtcagctccatctagtagccataatgtGGAATGTTTCTGAAATGCCTCAATCAAGATAATaccacaatatggccactagatggaactgacaATAATAGAAAATAAGCCATATAGGCCAAACACAGGGGTTATTCGTGACAGCTGAGTGAATGCTTGAGACattcacacagcaatttttttatagaCCTAGAATGTGACTCCTTGACATCTGAGGTTCTAGTGGTATCTCAGTCTGTACCGCTGTTCTCTTCTAAGGTAGGACAGCATTGGAAGCTCCCTGTGTTACTTTCACATCAAGAAAGTcactcaccactagggatgggctaaaGGTTTAGTCTGAGCACAAGTTTGAACCAAACATTGTCTGTTCAGGTGTTTGGACAAGTGCCTGAACATTTACCCCTTTGGCGGTAGCAGAACTTCACATAGAATGGTGGAAATACTGCAGAATTGCTGGCACCACCCAGtcacaaccagtgatgtcaccccATTTACTAACATAGCTAGGAGTTCCCAGCCAAGTAAGCAATTCTGCCCAGAtagttaaaaaaaaggcatggggatccccccataatttataccaggcccttcaggtcctgtGTGAGGTCCTCCCCAGGAGAGGGGGGTGAGTTCactctccccctcctgaaccataacaggccacatgacGTTACAATGAGGGGGCCCTTGGTACCCACAgactgatgaggacaagggcctccttggCCAAGTGGTTGTgggtagggatgacccgaacaccccccggttcggttcgcaccagaacataccgaacaggcaaaaaatttggaagaacatacgaacaccattaaagtctatgggacacgaacatgaataatcaaaagtgctaattttaaaggcttatatgcaagttattgtcataaaaagtgtttggggacccgggtcctgccccaggggacatgtatcaatgcaatttttttgtttaaaaatggatgttttttcgggagcagtgttttttttaatgcttaaagtgaaacaataaaaatgaaatattcctttaaatatcgtacctgtggggtgtctataatatgcctgtaaagtggcacatttttctcatgtttagaacaataccatagcaaaatgacatttctaaaggaaaaattgtcatttaaaactgatcgcggctgttatgaattgtcaggtctcggcaacataaataaaactcattgaaaaaaagagcatgggatcccccccagaccattaccaggccctttgggtctggtatgaatattaaggggaaccccaaaccaaaatttaaaaaaaaaaattgcgtgggggtccacctaaaatccataccaggcccttcaggtctgatatggaaattaaggggaaccctgcgccaaattttttaaaaaaatggtgtaggggtcccccccaaaatccataccaggctcttatctaagcacgcaacctggcaggctgtaggaaaagagggggaatgagagagcaccccccctcctgaaccataccaggccacatgccctcaacatggggagggtgctttgtggtctgatggggacaagggcctcatccccacaacccttgcccgtcggttgtgggggtatgcgggcggggggcttatcagattctggaagccccctttaacaaggggaccccagatcccggcctccccctatgtgaattggttatggggtacattgtgctcctaccatttcacaaaaaaagtgtcaaatatggtaaaaaagacaagagacagcttgggacaaaaaaataaaatgtccagcgatgtccattcatcttctatcacgctgcccaactgaccaaaaaaaaacccgcaaccgttccgcctccatggCAGGCTCCTGCCGACTGATGCTTcttccccctctgacgtcacaaggAAGCCCtaccgtggcgtcagagggggcagggtcacctgtttacgtcaccgggtgaccctgccctcagctatataagaactgtcacagagaagaagcgtcagtcggcgggagcctcccatggagacggtacggttgcagcttttttttttacttcttcttcGGTCCATCAGGCAGTGTGAATTTAAATcgcgggacattttaatttttttattttttactaaaggacttgtcccaagctgtcgtcttttttaccatttttgacacttttttgtgaaatggtaggggtacaatgtaccccattaccaattcacatagggggggaggccgggggtccccttgtgaaagggggctttcagattccgataagctccatGCCCGCatacccacaaccaccgggcaagggttgtggggatgaggcccttgtccccatcaacatggggacaaggtgctttggggtcagaccccaaagcaccctccccatgttgagggcatgtggtctggtacggttcaggaggggggccgctctctcgtccccccctcttttcctgatgccacggggaagccattgggaagtccccgtgcgtcagagggggcagggtcacccggatacttcaccgtgtggccctgccctcagttatataggaAATGTCACCTGCAAGGATGCGTCagacggcgggtgcctcccatggaggcggatcagtggcgtttttttttttagtccgtcggcggagccatagaagaagatgaatggactttgtgggacatttttattttttataaaggacttgtcccaagttgtgtcttgtttttttttttaacattttgacacttttttgtgaaatggtacgggtaccatgtacctgttaccatttcaaacagggggagccaggatctaggggtccccttgtaaaagggggcttccagattctgataagccccctgccgcagacccccacaaccaccgggcaagggttgtggggatgaggcccttgtccctatcaacatggggacaaggtgctttgggggctaccccaaagcaccctccccatgttgagggcatgtggcctggtatgattcaggagggggggcgccctctcgtcccctcctcttttcctgcagcctgccaggttgcgtgctcggataagggtctggtatagatttttgactgggggggatcccatgccatttttttcaatgacttttatctgtaatgccgggacctgacaattcattacagctgctagtagttttaaatgactttgtttcctttagaaatgtcattttgtgcagggactgttctaaacacgggaaacatgcgcccctttacaggcatactatagacaccccccaggtatgaaatttaaagtaatatttcacttttattgtttcactttaagcattattaaaatcactgctcccgaaaaaaacggccatttttaaaacttttttttgcattgatacatgtcccctgaggcaggacccgggttcccaaacactttttatgacaataacttgcatataagcctttaaaatgaacactttgatttttcatgttaatgtcccatagactttaacggtgttctggcagctttcaaatttgccccgaacaccgcatattgttcggtgttctcaGAACATCCGAGCAACCAAAGTTCGACCCTaatttatgctcgggccaaaccgttcgcccattcctagtctctaccagctttgcacatctagggagggacatttttgcccattcttctttgcaaaatatctcaagctctgtcagattggatggagagcgtctgtgaacagcaattttcaagttttgccacagattctcaattggatttagatctggactgtgactaggccattctaacacatgaatatgctttgatctaaaccattccattgtatctctggctgtatgtttagggtcgttgtcctgctggaaggtgaacctccgttccagtctcaagtcttttgcagactctaatgccgtatacacacgagcagaatgtctgtcagaaaaagtctgatgggaacttttcatcgtatagtccgaccatgtgtatgccccatcggactttttcagtcgaaaattcagacggacttagataaagaacatgttctaaatttttcagacggaactaattactatcggggaacccgctcgtttgtatgctgttctgatgtaccaaaaacgacgcatgggctgaagcaagtacgagaaggaagctattggctactggctattgaacttcctttttctagtcccgtcgtacgtgttgtacgtcacctcgttctggacggtcggactctggtgtgaccgtgtgtatgcaagacagtttgacCGAAATtatgtcggaactccatcggaaaaaccttcagagtttattccgacagcaaaaccggtcatgtgtacagggcattacagattttcttctaagattgccctgtatttggctccatccatcttcccatcaactctgaccagtttccctgtcccttctgaagaaaagcatccccacaacatgatgttgccaccaccatgtttcactgtggggatggtgtgttcagggtgatgtgcagtgttagttttccgtcacacatagcgttttgcttttaggtcgaaaagttcaatgttggtctcatctgaccagagcaccttcttccacatgtttgctgtgtcccccacatggcttctcgcaaacattCAACAAtgtcttttttcttgccactcttttataaaggccagatttgtggagagcacgactaatagttgtcctgtggacagattctcccacctgagctgtggatctctgcagctcctccagagttaccatggacctcttggctgcttctctgatgaatgctctccttgcccggccggtcagtttaggtggacggccatgtcttggtaggtttgcagttgtgccatactctttccattttccgatgatggattgaacagagctctgtgagatgttcaaagcttgggaaaattttttagaacctaaccctgctttattcttctccacaactttatttctGACCAATccggtgtgttcctttgccttcatgatgctgtttgttcactaaggttctctaacaaacctctgagggcttcacagaacagttgtatttatactgaaactaaattacacacaggtgtactctttTAACTAAATAgatgacttctgagggcaattggttccactagatttaagttaggggtatcagagtaaagggggctgaatacaaatgtacgccacacttttcacatatttatttgtatcgttttccttccacttcacaattatgtgtcactttgtgttggtctatcaaataaaatccaaataaaatccatttacgtttttggttgtaacatgataaaatgtggaaaaatttgaaggggtataaatactttttcaaggcactgtatatccaggCAGTGTATAGGACTCTCTAGGAAAACCCAAAGCAGAGCTAAACCCACCCAGATAAATATTAATTTGAGTTTTATTAGTATCCATGACCACACAATTCAGCAATATTTTCACAGGGTTTTGGGTTGCAGCTGTAACCTGTTGGACATTATAAGTAAAGCATACCtgcaaatgttttaaaaatgttactAACTTCCAGCTTGTAAAAGGTAGAATCGGGACAAATGCCATTGTTTTTCAGAGAAAGCAGTCGGTTCCAGTTCCTCACATTCTAATACTTGTGTCTGTTCTAGGTGGAGGTGATTGTCCCATCATATGGGCTTGTTGGATTGATCACTTTGCACTGGAACACCTTTGTCACCCATTTGTCCATCATGAACCCCTCAAAGGAGGTTATTCTCCTTATTCTGGGCCCCAGCTTCCAGACCAGCATCTTCGGGAATGTAGCCTTTGAGGTATTTTGTAAAGGAAACTCTAATGAACATAGATCCTAGTCCCTACTGCAGTTCTGGGAGAGGCAGACTGGATCTCacagactgggtgaagatggattTTGACTGGGTGTTTCTAATTTTTACAGCTATCTAAATGATTGTTGTATCCCACCCAACCAAAGATCAGCCCCATCACTGCAATCTCCTTCCCTtatgtatctagtgtacccaactatCATgacctccatccactgtcatctccttccctattgtatctagtgtacccaactgtcatcacctccatccactgccatctccttcccttaTGTATCTAGTGTActcaactgtcatcacctccatcaactgtcatctccttccctattgtatctagtgtacccaactgtcatcatctCCATCCCCTGCCATCTCTTTCCCTtatgtatctagtgtacccaactgttatcacctccatccactgcaaTCTCCTTCCCTtatgtatctagtgtacccaactggcatcacctccatccactgccatctatTTCCCTATTGTATCCaatgtacccaactgtcatcacctccatccactgccatctccttccctattgtatctagtgtacttaactgtcatcacctccatccactgccatctccttccctattgtatctagtgtacccgactgtcatcacctccatccactgccatctccttcccttaTGTATCTAGTGTACTTGACTGTTATCACCTCcgtccactgccatctccttccctattgtatctagtgtacccaactgtcatcacctccatccactgccatcgtCTTCCCAATTGTATTTAGTGTActcaactgtcatcacctccatccactaccATCTTCTTCCCTATTGTATTTAGTACACCCAACTGAAATCATCTCAAGCTATTTTATGTTGTCCATTATTTAGATGGTTGTTTATTTCCATGGTtcttattttctgtatttttctccATATCTCCTCCTTTCTGTCTCTGACACCTCTGTGACACTTTTTCTCATAAGGTGAAATCTCGGGATGAGCAGCATGTGGTGGGGATGATAAAAGGTGAGGGGAACCAGTACACGGTCACATTTCCGATGGACATGGAGGTGACAATGAAAGCCCTGATAATGGCCTCCTGCTTCTTTCTGGTAAGGACACCTCCATTCTTCTCTTTACATCACTGTACTATTTACTGCAACAGTTTTATTGGGCACATACCAATATATGTGTATTAGATTTGTATTCCTCTGTCCATCTATTTATTGCATGGAATGTAAGTTAAAGTGGTGATGGGAGCAGTGAGGCTCCATGGGAGCAAATGTAGCAAATGTCACAAGTGGAGAGGTCATCCACGCTACCTTCCACCACTTATGGAACATGGTTCCCATGCTCTACCACTGACTCTTCCAAAGATGATCTCCTAATCTCCAAATATCCCTTCCATAACACAGATCTCTGGCTTCCCACTGTCCCTTCCTGAGCAAGggccacttgccccccccccccgttccttcTAGACGTGACTCTTTTGTCCATCCTCCCTACCTTACTGAACAAAGATATTCTGTGCCCACATTGTCCCTTCCAGGATATGAGTCTCCTGCCCATCCAATCTGCTGTTAAGAAAATGTTTATCTGGTCTATTCACCTCACCCTCCAGACCACTGGTCCCCATGTCCTCCCACTGTTCCATCCAGAACATGGTTCTTTTGCCCTCTCATTCTCCCTACCAAAAGACCATTTGCTTGCCCTTCTAAAGTCTCCTTCAAAGGACAGATCTCCTGCCCATCCAACTACATTCCAGGACATGGTTCTCCTACCCATGCATCCTTTCTTCCAGAACACAGTTCTGTCCATTTTCCTTATCCTCCAGAACATGGGTCTTCTGCCATCCCATTCTTCCATCCAGAATTAGATTCTGCTGGATTCCTACTGTCCTTTCCAAATCATCAATTCCCTGCTAATCTGCTCTACCTTCCACATTATATCTCCTGGTCTTTCATCCTTTGATCCAGAAAACCATGCTCTACCACTGTCACTTCCTAAACACTGGTTTACTGCCCATCTGTCCTAACTCCCAGAACATGGGTCATCTGCTCTTACATACTCCAGTCCAAAAAATGGGTCCCATGCCCTCCTACAGTTTCCCTTCTAAAAAAAAAGGCCTCTTACATAATATGGGTCTCCTACCTATCTGTTCTCCCTTCTAGAACATGGGTCTCCCCCACTGACCAAAGACCTGGAAGAAAATGGCCAATAGACAGTTGCCGATTGTAAA is a window from the Aquarana catesbeiana isolate 2022-GZ linkage group LG03, ASM4218655v1, whole genome shotgun sequence genome containing:
- the LOC141133764 gene encoding phospholipid scramblase 1-like, whose translation is MQNKSYQDPPPDYNAITTTAPPVNFPISSYTAESALVKGVPPGLQSLLQMNQISMQEKFTVSQGWGRSFDVLDQMGQRMYQANQYVQCCGPLYDLKIRDNAGQDVMALLESRTCRCSHLVEVIVPSYGLVGLITLHWNTFVTHLSIMNPSKEVILLILGPSFQTSIFGNVAFEVKSRDEQHVVGMIKGEGNQYTVTFPMDMEVTMKALIMASCFFLDSMINDKRRYVATRPSSD